One Mercurialis annua linkage group LG3, ddMerAnnu1.2, whole genome shotgun sequence DNA window includes the following coding sequences:
- the LOC126672107 gene encoding cellulose synthase-like protein D3, with product MASKSFKASRSNLSVSSDVNDSQKPPLPPTVTFGRRTSSGRYISYSRDDLDSELGSSDFMNYTVHIPPTPDNQPMDPSISQKVEEQYVSNSLFTGGFNSVTRAHLMDKVIESETSHPQMAGAKGSSCSIPGCDAKVMSDERGLDILPCECDFKICRDCYIDAVKTGGGICPGCKEPYKNTELDEIAVDNGRPLPLPPPGTVSKMERRLSLMKSTKSVLMRSQTGDFDHNRWLFETRGTYGYGNAIWPNDGGFGSGKEDDVSEPKELMNKPWRPLTRKLKIPAAVISPYRLLIFIRIVVLALFLQWRIVHPNEDAVWLWGMSVVCEIWFAFSWLLDQLPKLCPINRATDLSVLKEKFETPCPSNPTGKSDLPGIDIFVSTADPEKEPPLVTANTILSILAADYPVEKLACYVSDDGGALLTFEAMAEAASFSNIWVPFCRKHDIEPRNPESYFNLKRDPYKNKVKSDFVKDRRRVKREYDEFKVRINGLPDSIRRRSDAFHAREEIKAMKLQRQNRDDEPGESVKIPKATWMADGTHWPGTWMHSSPEHSKGDHAGIIQVMLKLPSDEPLHGTAEDTKIIDFSDVDIRLPLLVYVSREKRPGYDHNKKAGAMNALVRASAIMSNGPFILNLDCDHYIYNSEAMREGICFMMDRGGDRICYVQFPQRFEGIDPSDRYANHNTVFFDVNMRALDGLMGPVYVGTGCLFRRTALYGFDPPRAKEHHPGCCDCCFSRRKKHSSIGNTPEENRALRMGDSDDEEMNLSSFPKKFGNSSFLVDSIPVAEFQGRPLADHPAVKNGRPPGALTIPRDLLDASTVAEAISVISCWYEDKTEWGSRVGWIYGSVTEDVVTGYRMHNRGWKSVYCVTKRDAFRGTAPINLTDRLHQVLRWATGSVEIFFSRNNALLASPRMKILQRIAYLNVGIYPFTSFFLIVYCFLPALSLFSGQFIVQSLNVTFLVYLLVISITLCLLAVLEIKWSGIELEEWWRNEQFWLIGGTSAHFAAVLQGLLKVVAGIEISFTLTSKSGGDDVDDEYADLYVVKWTSLMIPPIVIMMVNLIAIAVGFSRTIYSVIPQWSRLIGGVFFSFWVLAHLYPFAKGLMGRRGRTPTIVFVWSGLLAITISLLWVAINPPSNTDQIGGSFQFP from the exons ATGGCCTCAAAGTCATTTAAAGCTAGCAGATCAAATCTATCAGTTAGTTCAGATGTCAACGACTCTCAGAAGCCTCCGCTGCCTCCAACTGTAACATTTGGCCGGAGAACTTCGTCGGGTCGCTATATCAGCTATTCGAGGGATGATCTCGACAGTGAATTGGGAAGTAGTGATTTCATGAACTATACGGTGCATATACCGCCTACTCCTGATAATCAACCCATGGATCCGTCAATTTCGCAGAAGGTTGAAGAGCAGTATGTGTCAAATTCACTCTTTACGGGCGGGTTTAATAGTGTTACACGTGCTCATCTTATGGACAAGGTGATTGAGTCTGAAACAAGCCATCCCCAGATGGCAGGTGCCAAGGGATCTTCCTGTTCAATCCCAGGTTGTGATGCGAAGGTTATGAGCGATGAACGTGGATTAGATATTCTCCCTTGTGAGTGCGATTTCAAAATATGCCGAGATTGTTATATTGATGCAGTGAAAACAGGGGGTGGAATTTGCCCAGGATGTAAGGAGCCGTACAAGAACACTGAACTGGATGAAATAGCTGTGGATAATGGGAGGCCACTTCCGCTTCCTCCGCCAGGAACAGTGTCTAAAATGGAAAGGAGGTTGTCGCTAATGAAGTCAACAAAGTCGGTGCTAATGAGGAGCCAAACTGGGGATTTTGACCATAATAGGTGGCTGTTTGAAACAAGGGGGACTTATGGATATGGGAATGCTATATGGCCAAACGATGGGGGTTTTGGCAGTGGAAAAGAAGACGACGTTTCAGAGCCCAAAGAGTTGATGAATAAACCATGGAGGCCACTTACTCGGAAATTAAAGATACCGGCTGCTGTTATCAGCCCGTACAG GCTGCTCATTTTTATTCGGATTGTTGTCCTTGCCTTGTTCCTGCAGTGGAGAATTGTTCATCCAAATGAAGATGCTGTCTGGCTATGGGGAATGTCAGTTGTTTGTGAGATATGGTTTGCTTTTTCTTGGCTTCTTGACCAACTTCCGAAGCTATGCCCAATCAATCGAGCAACAGATCTAAGTGTCTTAAAAGAGAAATTTGAAACACCGTGCCCCAGTAACCCTACTGGTAAATCTGATCTTCCGGGCATTGATATATTCGTCTCTACTGCAGATCCAGAGAAAGAACCCCCTCTAGTTACTGCAAATACTATTTTGTCAATTCTAGCTGCCGATTACCCTGTTGAAAAACTTGCTTGTTATGTTTCTGACGATGGAGGTGCACTTCTAACATTTGAGGCCATGGCGGAAGCTGCAAGCTTTTCTAATATTTGGGTTCCTTTCTGTCGTAAACATGATATTGAGCCCAGGAATCCAGAATCTTATTTCAATTTGAAGAGGGATCCTTACAAGAACAAAGTGAAATCAGATTTTGTTAAGGATCGTAGGAGGGTAAAGCGTGAATATGACGAGTTTAAGGTCCGAATCAATGGCTTGCCTGATTCTATTCGCCGCCGATCTGATGCCTTTCATGCTCGCGAAGAAATTAAGGCAATGAAACTTCAAAGACAGAACAGGGACGATGAACCTGGAGAGAGTGTTAAGATTCCAAAAGCTACATGGATGGCAGATGGTACTCATTGGCCAGGGACGTGGATGCATTCTTCACCTGAGCATTCTAAGGGTGACCATGCTGGTATAATACAG GTGATGTTGAAACTTCCAAGTGATGAACCACTTCATGGAACTGCTGAGGATACTAAAATCATAGATTTCAGTGATGTCGATATTCGTCTCCCATTGCTTGTTTATGTTTCTCGTGAGAAACGTCCTGGCTATGATCACAACAAAAAGGCAGGAGCTATGAATGCACTTGTCCGAGCCTCAGCTATTATGTCTAATGGCCCATTTATCCTCAACCTTGACTGTGACCACTATATTTACAACTCTGAAGCAATGAGGGAAGGTATATGCTTCATGATGGATCGAGGAGGGGACCGTATCTGTTATGTTCAGTTCCCTCAGAGATTTGAGGGTATCGACCCTTCTGATCGATATGCCAATCACAACACTGTTTTCTTCGATGTTAATATGCGTGCTCTTGATGGTCTTATGGGACCAGTGTATGTTGGAACCGGTTGTCTTTTCAGAAGAACTGCCCTATATGGCTTTGACCCTCCTCGAGCAAAAGAACACCATCCAGGCTGTTGCGACTGCTGCTTTTCTCGTCGCAAAAAGCATTCTTCTATTGGAAACACGCCAGAAGAGAACAGGGCATTAAGAATGGGTGATTCAGATGATGAAGAGATGAACCTTTCATCGTTTCCCAAGAAATTTGGCAACTCATCTTTCCTCGTTGATTCAATTCCAGTGGCTGAATTTCAAGGTCGGCCCCTGGCAGATCACCCAGCTGTTAAGAATGGACGTCCACCTGGCGCTCTTACTATTCCTCGTGACCTTCTTGATGCATCTACTGTTGCGGAGGCAATTAGCGTCATCTCTTGCTGGTACGAAGACAAGACGGAGTGGGGGAGTAGAGTTGGTTGGATTTACGGGTCAGTCACAGAAGATGTCGTTACTGGTTATAGAATGCACAACAGGGGATGGAAATCAGTTTACTGTGTGACCAAGCGTGATGCATTCCGAGGCACTGCTCCGATCAATCTCACGGATAGGCTTCATCAAGTCCTGAGGTGGGCTACTGGTTCGGTTGAGATTTTCTTCTCTCGCAACAACGCCCTTCTGGCCAGCCCGAGAATGAAAATACTGCAGAGGATAGCATACCTCAATGTCGGCATTTACCCGTTCACCTCCTTCTTCTTGATTGTCTACTGCTTCCTGCCGGCGCTATCTCTCTTCTCCGGTCAGTTTATCGTCCAAAGCCTGAATGTCACTTTCCTAGTATACCTCCTTGTCATCTCTATAACTCTATGCTTACTCGCGGTGCTTGAGATCAAATGGTCCGGCATTGAATTAGAGGAGTGGTGGAGGAATGAGCAGTTTTGGTTGATCGGAGGAACTAGTGCCCATTTTGCTGCTGTACTCCAGGGGCTGTTGAAAGTTGTTGCAGGGATCGAAATTTCTTTTACGCTAACATCAAAATCAGGTGGTGATGATGTGGACGACGAGTATGCTGACCTGTACGTCGTGAAATGGACTTCTTTGATGATACCGCCAATCGTGATCATGATGGTAAATTTAATAGCAATAGCAGTTGGATTTAGCCGAACCATATACAGTGTGATACCGCAATGGAGCCGTTTGATAGGTGGAGTTTTCTTTAGTTTCTGGGTGTTGGCTCATTTGTACCCTTTCGCGAAAGGGCTGATGGGAAGACGAGGAAGGACACCGACCATTGTTTTTGTGTGGTCGGGACTTCTTGCGATCACGATATCGCTGCTTTGGGTGGCTATCAATCCTCCCTCAAATACTGACCAAATTGGAGGTTCATTCCAGTTCCCTTGA